The Amblyomma americanum isolate KBUSLIRL-KWMA chromosome 2, ASM5285725v1, whole genome shotgun sequence genome contains the following window.
actcggccagatgtagctctcgcgtcactccaggtttaaccagctagagctaaaccacagccatttttttcctttccgatGCTTTTCGCGTCGCTGTACGCGCGTTAAGCACTCTCCGGCAGCACCACAAAGGGCACGCCTCTAGAGAATACCTTGATCGGTCCACCACAGAGGCAGAGGCGTACGCGGCAATTCTTGTGGCCACACGAAACACGAAACTAACGGATTACATGAATAGCCACGTTGGCAGGGACCCTGCACCCTAAACacgaaaggaggaaaaagggaaggGAGTAAGCTATCCTCTCAAGCCCTGATGTTGATTTGTATCACTGAAATACGTAatacttcacacacacacacacacacacacacacacacacacacacacacacacacacacacacacacacacacacacacacacacacacacacacacacacacacacacacacacacacacacacacacacacacacacacacacacacacacacacacacacacacacgcacgcacgcacgcacgcacgcacacacacacacacacacacacacacacacacacacacacacacacacacacacacacacacacacacacacacacacacacacacagaaatggTGGTCGATTAGCATAGTTGGTCCAAATGTCAATTAGGTGTGCTATAGCAGTTAgattttcacttcggtttcggtgtTCAGACCCAGTGTTCCCGGAaagcagttgttcggatagcgataatcgGTTAATgtccatgtatgcggaattggtcattctcgacatacgcagatccctgggagtcttcctaccactcctggcgcagcggtgcagttgtcaagcgccactgcccttctatgaatgaatgaatgaatgaatgaatgagaagGCAGTGAAACTAATATGTGCAGACAATTAGCATGTTTATCGAAATTACTGACGTCCGCCGCAAACTTGTACTTTATGTCAGacaatatttcttttttcttgaccGCCCTATATTTAGAAATTTCTTTGGTCAGGCAAATAACTGATTTTATCAAGACGCCGCCGGTAATAATGTTGCGGACGCGACTCTGCTGCGGCCGAGGTGAAGAATGTCTTGCTTGGTCGGAAAGAGACAGTGAACATAAATCTCGTCTTTTATGAGCCTTTTCCGTCCGGTTGGCTTCTCTAGTTGCAAGAAACGCGCATACGCCGCGCTAATGGCGCAAAAGGACGTTATTACGTTGAACGCAAATGGCAGCGCTTTCGCAACAGCGAAGAAAAGGAGGAACTCTGCTCCACTCGTGCGACGACCGAgagccatattacttgaggagaagaagaagaagaccgaGAGCGTGCGCCTGCGGCCGGCGGAAAACGCAGCCAGGCCTAAGTCGCGAGGTTCTGATCCGAACGACATGCTGGATACGCAAACGCTTATAGCACCTCGGCGATACACGTGCGTTTGCAACTACGCCGTTTTCGTAACTCTGCTCATCGTCCTCACCATCGTGGCCATGGGCCTGCTGAGCTATCTGGTTGTGCCTAAACGGCCCAAGCCTTTTTACATACTGTTCAACTTCACCGACGATGAGTTCGAGAACGCGTCCACGCCACTGCCACCTTCGGCCGGTGAAAGCAACGACGGTGCGCCGCATCGCGACCTCTGCGCATCGCGGCAGTGTGACCGCGAAGCCGAACGCATCCTGGGCGCTGTCAATACGTCCGCGGACCCGTGCGACGACTTCTACACCTACGTCTGTTCGACTTGGATGGACAGGCACCAGCCGAGCAGCGCTCAGGACAGGACCTCCGTGGACTACGATATCCTGGACGCATACTCGCGTTTCCTGCTCAGTGTTCTGGGCTGGAAGAACAGCGAGCTGCCGGCGGCCAAGTTTTTGTTCGACACCTGCGTCGACCCGCCGGTTGGCCTGTTCGGAGACCTCATCACGATGCTGTTCTACATGATAGGCTTGCAACGTTGGCCTTACTCGGCGACCGATCGCGTGCTGGCTGCCGACATATCCTCCAAAGTGGGTAGTCTCCACAGGCTTCTGGGTGAGGACAGCCTGTTCCACTTGGCCGTCGTAGAACACCCTGACGCGGCGCATCCCGTCATCTCCATCGCCGAACCCAAGCTGCTCGTCGGCCATGCCGACGGCCTGCCGCTAGCCTATTTCCTCTTCCTGTCCAAGGCGCACAAGGTACTCATGGACCACCTCCACAAACCCATGGCTACGAACGTCGCCGCTGTCGAGATGGACCTGGCGAGGCGAGGCGCGCCCAAGAGAGCTCCGGACTGCGGCGACCCACTGAGCGAGTGCACGACGACGCACCTTGACCACCTGCCACCTTCCCGCGTCCTGCACTGGTCTCTTCTCGCCCAGGAAGCGTTCGGCGAGAAAATGGTCGCGCTCAACCAGTTTGTCGAGACGCCCAACTTCGAGTACCTGGTTAGCTTTAGCGACAAGGTGCAGCAGGCGCTGAGAAAGGCCGACTTTCTGAACTACTTGGCCTTTCGAATCTGCATGGCTTTATCTCCACTTGTCGCCAATGCCACGCTTCGTCACCACCTGGCTTCTATTGCCTACGGACGGAACCCGCGTTTTCCGGAACCCCTGCCGGCGGGTCAGTACTGTCTCCGGCTCCTGGACCGCTTCGATCCAACGCTCGTAATGCTGCTCGCGTACGACCGCTCCGTAACCAAGCTGACCTGGAAGGTGCTCCAGTTTATCGTCATGGAACACCTCAATGCCACTCTTTTCGCGTTCCTCCGCGGAGATTTCAGCCAGCGGTTCTCGAGGGAGTTTGCGGAGCACGTTGCTGGGCGGCTTGCTGTTGTCGACTGGGAGCCGTTGATGCCTCAGCGCTTCTTCAACAGGACGTTCCGGGAGAAGTACTTCGCCGGCTTCACAAAGGAAGACTCCAGCAGCTCGCTGtcatctttcttcttcttctggcttcAGCGAGCCGTTAATCGGAAAAGGGGTCCCGCCGAGACGGCCGACGACGAAGACCTCCGGACCGGTTGGAACCATGGCTTTCTGCGGACGTGGCCAACACTCGGCTCCCCCTTCAGGCATCTCGAGATACCGCTGCCAGTCTTCGACGCTTCCATGTCTGGCGACCTGAGGATGTACGCGTTTCACATAGCGCGTGCCGGTGTACGCATCTATCGGGTCATCCTGGGATACGTGTATTCGCTATCCTACGGGTTCTACTACAACGCCAGCTCGTCCGATCCGGCTTCGGTGTTCGAAAACCTGCGCGGATGCCTGCAGCAGAGCTACGCCGAGATGGTAGCCTCGGCCAGTGGATACGGGGCAAGCTCGCGCGTCGACTGGGAGAAGACATCAGCTTCGGACATGCTGGACCTCATGGCCGCCAAGCTGGCTATTCAGGCTTTCGACCAGTGGGCACAGAGGGAAGGCCTCAACTTCTACTTCGCCAAAGCGCAACAGTTTGACCAGAGGCAGCTGTTCTTTATCTACTATGGCTACAACTTTTGCGAGAACGTGAATCAGGAGGCGACGCGGGGAGATGGCGAAGAACACAGTCCGGCGTCTAACCGCGTCAATGGCCCCCTCCGGCATATGAAGGAATTCGCGCGCGCGTTTCGCTGTCCCGAGGGTTCCTTCATGAACCCTGGAAAAAAGTGCAACCTATGAGGGCATCGCTCATGGCACGGATGAGATAGGCGGATTTTAAGGGTACCGTCtaattttcgttgttttttttaaaagaaacctTGTGAAAAAGTATTTTAATCCGCTGTTGGTGCACTGATCAATGTGTACAAGCAGGCATCCAAGATCGCCGTGCCCATATGCTACACTCCACGTACTCTGCATCCGGAAGATGTGCCGTATGTGATTCGCATGCTTTAACACGTGAACTTGGACGTTTTTGTGACTATTACGCATGTGTTGATTTGCTGTCTGCGCTTCCTTGGCGCTTGCTTGCAATACACTTTATATTCGGGCAACAAGGCAATAGTGGGACGTTCATCTTAGCGCCTTCTTCCATCGCATCCAGTCAGTTCACTACTCATGACTGTTTAATTAATGTGAGATATCTGTTGGGGCTACTTTTAAGTTGGTGCTCCCGATCTGTCACCGGGAGCCCCTTCGTGACAAGGGAAATCGATGTGGATGTCAATCCAGTTAGTGGAGCAGCTAAGTGAAATTTGTAGTAATCTGAGCAAAATTAATTGCTAATGTTGATTTTAGCTACCATGATTCATGCGCAACGTACCCGTGTGCGCGTTTGTGTAATTCCCTATTATAGAGCAAAACTTCCGAGCATTTCTTATCACagaggagtaaaaaaaaacatttgaaaagACGCGCGTTGACAGTCTCATTTTAAGCGAGCACATTTATTGGTATAGACGCGTGTaccctatgggataactgatacCCCGCGTTGGGATATGCGAAGCTCTCTACCCGACCTTACATATTGCACAACTATGAGCACGCTTGTCAGCTGCTACTTGTTGATAATGATGCAAGATGGGCTATAATCAAAACGATGGACTCGTCCGCCCCACCCCGCCCTCTTGATTTCCGAACGGTAAACCCTCAAAGGGATGACAGCCGGGGGTGTCGGCACCTTACCCCATTTGTGGTGAATGTCGGGGTCATCGCTGTACTTAGCTTATCCCAATCTTCTTTAAAGGCATCGGGCAAGGGCTCTGAGGGAATTTTATGGACTTTCCACGCCCAGGTAATATGGTATTATACCGTTTGTAACCCTGTCACCTCTCGGGGCAATGTTTCTTGTGGACATACGGGATGCTGCGCAGGCCTCTGCCAGTGTAATGAGGGAGTCGAGGGGGGAGTTTGGCTGGCCCTCGTATGGAGTTTGGCAAGCCGGAGACGGTCCCCTATGCTTTGTGCATGGCTTTTATTATATCTGCATCCGTGCCCGGTTGTTTATGGGCTATGGAGTGGAGTTTTCTGTTTGAGCCCGATTTTACTTCACACGGGTCTATCAGGCATAGTAAGAACGACCATGTATTGGCCGTACTTAgggtacgtacgtacgtacatacgtacgtatTCTACCCAGTTTTGCTCTACCCAGTTTTTCTTGCTGAGCTTTACAGCATACTTCTGGGCTTCTTCCGTAACCGTCGCTATTTTTAATTGTTGTATTCTATTTAGTCTTTGCTTTTTTCCACCGTTTTACTAGATCTTTTCGGGCTTCCCGTAAATGGAGAAGACGTCTGTCTACCTTAGCTTTCTCTGTTGTCGTTTGGATGATTTGGGTCGTCTTTGCATGAGCATCTTTTATGTGTTTACCCAATCTTCAATTGTTGTGATGCCGCCTTCTGGCTGTTTAATACTCCTGAATTTACCCCAGTCCATTATTTTTGTAGAGCCAGTAGTCCGCCTCATGTGGGCTGTCGTTAAGAATAAGCTAAGAATTTTGTGATCGCGGCCCGGGGTTTCTTCCAAATTTGTCCATGCGCAGTGGCTTATGTTTTTCGTGAAAGTTAGGTCTGGGCAGGTGTCTCTGCTAACACTGTTTCCTATTCTAGTGGGGGACATGATGTCCGTCATTAGGCAAAGGACCAGGTGCTCAGCTGCTTCGAACAGGTTGGATCCCTTCGGGGAACCTTGTGTGTAGCGTTTAACTCCCCCATAATAATTAAGGGGTTCTTTCCTGCTATACGTGTGCATTCGAGTAAAATTGGCTTGAAATATTGCGTGTTGCTTGGAGGACTATAGAGGTTTAGGATGAACACGCTCTGCTTCCTTCTTTTTTGAGAGACAATCTCGATGAGGACTTGATCTGTTTCACGGAAGTGGAGATCGTGCGATATAACAGTTAGCGTGGGTGCCACTAGTGTAGCTACTCTAAGTGCCGTATATATGGTGGGTGTACGTGAGGTATCCCTTGGCGTAAGGTGCGTTTCCCGTTTCTTGGAGGCGAATGACGTCGGGGGGCATTGGTTGATTTTGAATAAACATCTGCGGGGAGCTGATTTTCCTTTTTAgggagcgacagttccactgccagacttCTAGATGATCTGGCTGCCAATTACAGGAGAAGGCCATCAGCGTTGCTTCTCGATGATTCGCAATCGGTGATATCTGTCTCGCCAGCGGATCTTCGTTGGGCCTTTAAGCGTGGGTTTTCGGCGATCCCCGTGGGCTTTCGCAATCCCCGGGGTTATTATTTGGAATTTCGAGTTGCATATTTCTTCGACTGCCGCAAATTGAGCCAGCGTGGCTGTCTGGCTTTGAGTTGTTGAGTTAGTTGTTGTGTCATTGCCTGTTGCATTTTGTTAATAATCTGCTTAACCTGACTAAGAATGTATTGTGTGCTTTCCAGAGTTGGAAGTGCGGGTGTTGATGTTGCCGGTTCCTGCTGTTGCGTTTGGATTCCGCTGGCCTGCTGTGGCGGAGTGTGAGGCGGGGGTGTTGAGGTGTTGTCTGGTGCTTATTTTGGCTTTAGTGGGTGTGTTCTCCTTATTGCTTTGTAATGTGCAGTGAGCTCGTGGTATGATATAAGTGGCTGACAGAAAGGTTCCGGTTCCTGACTTTGCGCCACCGCTCGGCAGGCTAATTCTCGAGCGTGTTGGTGGGCAGCCTCATTTCACGGATTCCCCGCGTGAGCTGGTGTCCATATGAGTTCATTATATCCCAAGAGACGAAATTCTCTTATTTCCGTGAGCATTTTTGCGGCGGAAGCGCAGACCCTCCCCTAGCGAAGTTAGTAGTAGGAGTAGTGGTttatataaaataataataaaaaggaaggaaaagatttttgctatagCCCTGGCGTCTGCCATCGCTacgggaagcacctgagctggggcagcggaaataaagggacagcaggcagactggagaaatgaaatgaaagaggtgagggaagtTGCTGATCGCCAACTTCGAGTCGCTTAATAAGGTAGCAGCATCAGTAAAGGCGATGGCCGCGGCGATGGCGGCCTCCTTTTGACTAGCGGTGTAGAGGTGGAAACAGTCTCCGCCATGGCCAATCGGGCTGATTGACTTCTGGGGTGTGTAACTGCGCATATAGGGTACTTATGATTCTCTGCGTCTTCTGCGGCGTCGACATAGAGGACATCCTGCAGCCGGCTCAGCTGGGGTCTTGTGCAGCCTCTTCGCTCTTGCTCCTCTTCGGCCTTGATGCGCGTGAGCATTCATACTTAGGGGGATGGGTTTATTGGTGATCCTCTTTCGGATGTTGCTCGGGATAGCTTGGGAGATCTTGTAGGGGTTCACCCTTAATTCTCAGCCTGTCGAGTACTCTCCTGCCGGGGGGAGTGCTAGACAGGCGCCTTATTTGGGCAGTTTGTTCTGCTTCCCTGAGTTCCTAGCACAGGGAGCCTTGCCATGTATGGGAGCTAGCGCCGCTCACGCGAATGCAGTCTTGTGCATGCCCTGACGATGTTTCCAGGAGATCTCAGAATGGCCCTTCTGCATATGCAGCAGCTACATAACCTCCCGCTTGTAAGTCGTAGTGTAAGCGTCGCTGTCTACAAGCCTAGCGAGATGACATTTATGAAGGCTGGAAAAAGGTATAAACCGCCGTAAACAGCAAAGGGGCAGGTGCGGGCGCATACACGGGTTTTGATGATGCTCAGCCTTGACACACTATATATACACGTGTCGACAGCGTGCTATGTGACGCCGGCGGAAGCCTTGAAACGAGTACGCAGAACGGGTTATAAGGAGTCTTTCAAGATGTGTATGCTTAGGCACTATTCACCGAAAAGAAAACTCGTGGAAAAGCTCACGTCAGCACACGCGGTGCTGGTCAAGTATGCCGAGGCGGGTCATTCAAACCATATCATATAAAGGTGCGACAGATAGACGTGCAGATTGTCTTCCGTTCAGATTAAGGGCGGCAGGCCGTGAGCGTGAAAGGACATTGACTGTGACCTCAGTTGCCAAGGTCGAGAAAGCCTCACGCAGAATGCAGGCCTATGGCTCCGAGAGGTCTCCTTGCACTCAGGCGCACTGGAACCAACCCTATAGCTTGTGCATATAGGTTGTCACATACAACCTATACTAAATAtcgagtaaagctgaaatttgggcgagttggtaagcattcatgatGGGTGAACAGCTCAACAAAggggggacaaaggcaagacaagcgcttgtcttgcctttgtcccgcctttgtagcgctgttcacccaccacgAAACTAAatatcgcgacgagtgatgtgtgtgacggatgcggtgcactgtgaacactagaacacctgctccttcactgtgccgcgttcgccgatgctcgtcgcgatatgctcgcggcctatagggcgcagggcatactaccagactccatcaagacgatattgtggccgcagggcagtgcgtgcactcgtgagcgaactttgatgagcctctgtgcattcctcgaacacccgggcttgacgtcccgtctgttctccgtcaggtagttacacgcagtgaccgaacgctccgcgaattctaccttgaacgattaataactggacgccccactccagttgtaaccaacacagtgctgtgcgcgtgtgttttaattcctctaaaatgaactaatcacgcgcacaacctggacacatttcttattgtgtaaatagtttgtacatattacttctccccctatcctctcttccggtcccctcacctctttcatttcatttctccattctgcctgctatcctttatttccgcggccccagctcaggtgcttcagtatcgatggcagatgccggggctagcaaaaatcttttccttcctttttactattactttaataaaaaaaaccactaccaccaccgcctTGAGACATAGGCTTGAGTCATCAAGGCTAAGGTGCTTTACCATACCGAGAAA
Protein-coding sequences here:
- the LOC144119803 gene encoding endothelin-converting enzyme homolog, whose protein sequence is MAQKDVITLNANGSAFATAKKRRNSAPLVRRPRAILLEEKKKKTESVRLRPAENAARPKSRGSDPNDMLDTQTLIAPRRYTCVCNYAVFVTLLIVLTIVAMGLLSYLVVPKRPKPFYILFNFTDDEFENASTPLPPSAGESNDGAPHRDLCASRQCDREAERILGAVNTSADPCDDFYTYVCSTWMDRHQPSSAQDRTSVDYDILDAYSRFLLSVLGWKNSELPAAKFLFDTCVDPPVGLFGDLITMLFYMIGLQRWPYSATDRVLAADISSKVGSLHRLLGEDSLFHLAVVEHPDAAHPVISIAEPKLLVGHADGLPLAYFLFLSKAHKVLMDHLHKPMATNVAAVEMDLARRGAPKRAPDCGDPLSECTTTHLDHLPPSRVLHWSLLAQEAFGEKMVALNQFVETPNFEYLVSFSDKVQQALRKADFLNYLAFRICMALSPLVANATLRHHLASIAYGRNPRFPEPLPAGQYCLRLLDRFDPTLVMLLAYDRSVTKLTWKVLQFIVMEHLNATLFAFLRGDFSQRFSREFAEHVAGRLAVVDWEPLMPQRFFNRTFREKYFAGFTKEDSSSSLSSFFFFWLQRAVNRKRGPAETADDEDLRTGWNHGFLRTWPTLGSPFRHLEIPLPVFDASMSGDLRMYAFHIARAGVRIYRVILGYVYSLSYGFYYNASSSDPASVFENLRGCLQQSYAEMVASASGYGASSRVDWEKTSASDMLDLMAAKLAIQAFDQWAQREGLNFYFAKAQQFDQRQLFFIYYGYNFCENVNQEATRGDGEEHSPASNRVNGPLRHMKEFARAFRCPEGSFMNPGKKCNL